A DNA window from Oenanthe melanoleuca isolate GR-GAL-2019-014 chromosome 11, OMel1.0, whole genome shotgun sequence contains the following coding sequences:
- the USB1 gene encoding U6 snRNA phosphodiesterase 1: MSAALVGYSSSEEEQEQQEEGESRNGGAQGPPEASSGRPRLPAPAGLPGDPDPEETVSDDSSRHGGRVRGFPHERGNWATHVYLPYTAQEEFLELLELLVSRARTYVPSLAAMEEFHLSLSQCVVLRYHWIEPFVRSLRERLAAFHRFFCVADQVKVYTNQSKTRTFIGLEISAGHFQLLELVSEVDGVLEEFDLPTFYKDPSFHISLAWCVGDLSGRLEGQCLRELQDIVDGFEESAFLLRIQWEQIRCKSGNKYFSFPLR, encoded by the exons ATGAGCGCCGCGCTGGTGGGGTACAGCAGCTccgaggaggagcaggagcagcaggaggaaggggagagCCGGAACGGCGGCGCGCAGGGGCCCCCTGAAGCCAG CTCCGGCCGCCCCCGCCTGCCCGCGCCCGCCGGCCTGCCGGGAGACCCGGACCCGGAGGAGACCGTGAGCGATGACAGCTCCCGGCACGGCGGCCGCGTGCGCGGCTTCCCCCACGAGCGGGGCAACTGGGCCACGCACGTCTACCTGCCCT ACACTGCCCAGGAGgaattcctggagctgctggagctgctggtgtccCGCGCCCGCACCTACGTGCCGTCGCTGGCTGCCATGGAGGAGTTCCACCTGAGCCTCTCGCAGTGCGTGGTGCTGCGCTACCACTGGATAGAGCCCTTCGTTCGCTCCCTCAGGGAGCGCCTGGCCGCCTTCCACAG GTTCTTCTGTGTGGCTGACCAAGTGAAGGTTTACACCAACCAGAGCAAAACCAG GACTTTTATTGGCTTGGAGATCTCTGCTgggcatttccagctgctggagctggtctCAGAGGTGGATGGTGTTCTAGAGGAATTTGACCTTCCCACATTCTACAAG GACCCATCGTTCCACATCAGCTTGGCCTGGTGCGTCGGGGACCTGTCTGGCAGGCTGGAAGGGCAGTGCCTGCGGgagctccag GACATTGTGGATGGATTTGAGGAGTCAGCATTCCTGCTGCGTATCCAATGGGAGCAAATCCGCTGCAAGTCAGGGAACAAGTACTTCTCCTTCCCCCTGAGGTAG
- the ZNF319 gene encoding zinc finger protein 319 translates to MSESWQQQQQQPQQPPPPQQHHAGAATLPEHSIPPSTADNPLGCAVYGILLQPDPGLQHHQHAPIQAGEPSHKCGVCGHDLAHLSNPHEHQCLPGHDRSFQCTQCLKIFHQATDLLEHQCIQVEQKPFVCGVCKMGFSLLTSLAQHHNVHNGNAMKCSICEKTYKPPEVEHSQPLDPSEKPYSCSICQKTFKHLSELSRHERIHTGEKPYKCTLCDKSFSQSSHLVHHKRTHSSERPYKCTVCEKTFKHRSHLVRHMYAHSGEHLFKCNVCELHFKESSELLQHPCTPSGERPFRCGECQKAFKRPSDLRQHERTHSEERPFKCDLCQMSFKQQYALMRHRRTHKAEERFKCNLCEKGFVQPSHLVYHQHVHGIENLFKCNVCQKGFNQSSELLRHKCVQNAERPFKCAVCNKSYKRASALQKHQLAHCAEKPLKCTLCERRFFSSSEFVQHRCDPAREKPLKCPDCEKRFKYASDLQRHRRVHTGEKPYKCSSCEKAFKQREHLNKHHSVHAREQQYKCMWCGERFLDLGLLQEHSVQHTAEGAYQVAACLP, encoded by the coding sequence atgTCAGAAAGCTGgcagcaacaacagcagcaaccACAGCAGCCACCACCACCGCAGCAGCACCACGCTGGGGCAGCCACCCTCCCAGAGCactccatccctcccagcactgctgacaaCCCCCTGGGCTGTGCCGTGTACGGCATCCTGCTCCAGCCGGACCCCGGactgcagcaccaccagcacGCCCCCATCCAGGCTGGAGAGCCATCCCACAAATGCGGTGTGTGCGGCCATGACCTCGCTCACCTCTCCAACCCCCACGAGCACCAGTGCTTGCCAGGCCATGACCGCTCTTTCCAGTGTACCCAGTGCCTGAAGATCTTCCACCAGGCCACCGACCTCCTCGAACACCAGTGCATCCAGGTGGAGCAGAAGCCCTTTGTGTGCGGGGTTTGCAAGATGGGCTTCTCCCTGCTGACCTCGCTGGCGCAGCACCACAATGTGCACAACGGCAACGCCATGAAGTGCTCTATCTGTGAGAAGACCTACAAGCCTCCCGAGGTAGAGCACTCACAGCCTCTCGACCCGTCGGAGAAGCCCTACAGCTGCTCCATCTGTCAGAAAACCTTCAAGCACCTGTCGGAGCTGTCCCGGCACGAGCGCATCCACACGGGCGAGAAGCCGTACAAGTGCACGCTGTGCGACAAGAGCTTCAGCCAGTCCTCCCACCTGGTGCACCACAAACGGACGCACAGCTCGGAGCGGCCCTACAAGTGCACGGTGTGCGAGAAGACCTTCAAGCACCGCTCCCACCTGGTGCGCCACATGTACGCGCACTCGGGGGAGCACCTCTTCAAGTGCAACGTCTGCGAGCTGCACTTCAAGGAGTCCtcggagctgctgcagcacccctgCACGCCCAGCGGGGAGCGGCCCTTCCGCTGCGGGGAGTGCCAGAAGGCCTTCAAGCGTCCCTCGGACCTGCGGCAGCACGAGCGCACGCACAGCGAGGAGCGGCCCTTCAAGTGCGACCTGTGCCAGATGAGCTTCAAGCAGCAGTACGCGCTCATGCGCCACCGCCGCACGCACAAGGCCGAGGAGCGCTTCAAGTGCAACCTGTGCGAGAAGGGCTTCGTGCAGCCCTCGCACCTCGTGTACCACCAGCACGTGCATGGCATAGAGAACCTCTTCAAGTGCAACGTGTGCCAGAAAGGCTTCAACCAGTCCTCAGAACTGCTGCGGCACAAGTGCGTGCAGAACGCGGAGCGGCCATTCAAGTGCGCGGTGTGCAACAAGTCCTACAAGCGGGCCTCGGCTCTGCAGAAGCACCAGCTGGCCCACTGCGCCGAGAAGCCGCTCAAGTGCACGCTCTGCGAGAGACGTTTCTTCTCCTCCTCGGAGTTCGTGCAGCACCGCTGCGACCCGGCCCGCGAGAAGCCCCTCAAGTGCCCCGACTGTGAAAAGCGGTTCAAGTACGCCTCGGACCTGCAGCGCCACCGGCGCGTGCACACGGGCGAGAAGCCCTACAAGTGCTCCTCCTGCGAGAAGGCCTTCAAGCAGCGCGAGCACCTCAACAAGCACCACAGCGTGCACGCCCGCGAGCAGCAGTACAAGTGCATGTGGTGCGGGGAGCGCTTCCTggacctggggctgctgcaggagcacagcgTCCAGCACACGGCCGAGGGTGCCTACCAGGTGGCTGCCTGCTTGCCGTGA
- the MMP15 gene encoding matrix metalloproteinase-15: MAAGGGAPWRAGGRLPPLVVLLVLLAAAAGEEINAEAWLRLYGYLPQPSRRMSTMRSAQTFSAALAEMQKFYGITVTGVLDEETKAWMKRPRCGVPDQFGARMKSNMRRKRYALTGRRWSQSHLTFSIQNYTEKLGRYHSHEAVRRAFRVWEQATPLVFREVAYEDIRQKRKKEADIMVLFASGFHGDSSPFDGLGGFLAHAYFPGPGMGGDTHFDLDEPWTLENADVSGNNLFLVAVHELGHSLGLEHSSNPSAIMAPFYQWMDTENFQLPEDDLKGIQQLYGTADGHPQPTKPLPTVTPRRPGRPDQRPPKPPPPGKPERPPKPGSPDRPDQYGPDICDGDFDTVAVLRGEMFVFKGRWFWRVRHNRVLDNYPMPIGHFWRGLPGDIDAAYERHDGRFVFFKGDRYWLFREANLEPGYPQPLVTYGQGIPYDSIDTAVWWEPTGHTFFFRGDRYWRFNEDTRSVDPGYPKPISVWVGIPPSPKGAFLSPDASSTYFYRGTKYWKFDNERLKTEPGYPKSILRDFMGCHTELVPDPNPRWPDVDRPPFNPDGDGETEGEEEEEEDEDYNEGDGQPGRDVDVVVQIDEYTRTMSVVMVLVLLVLLLCILGLIYVIVQMQRKGAPRMLLYCKRSLQEWV, encoded by the exons ATGGCAGCAGGGGGCGGCGCCCCCtggcgggcgggcgggcgccTCCCGCCGCTcgtggtgctgctggtgctgctggcggcggcggcgggcgagGAGATCAACGCCGAG GCATGGCTGCGGCTCTACGGGTACCTGCCGCAGCCCAGCCGCCGCATGTCCACCATGCGCTCGGCTCAGACCTTCTCTGCCGCGCTCGCCGAGATGCAGAAGTTCTACGGCATCACCGTCACTGGCGTCCTGGACGAGGAGACCAAGGC GTGGATGAAACGTCCCCGCTGTGGGGTCCCGGATCAGTTTGGAGCACGGATGAAGTCCAACATGCGTCGGAAGCGGTACGCGCTGACAGGCCGGCGCTGGAGCCAGAGCCACCTCACCTTCAG CATCCAAAACTACACGGAGAAGCTGGGTCGGTACCACTCCCACGAGGCTGTCCGACGAGCTTTCCGGGTGTGGGAGCAAGCCACGCCGCTGGTTTTCCGGGAGGTGGCCTACGAGGACATCcggcagaagaggaagaaggaggcTGACATCATGGTGCTCTTTGCCTCTGGATTCCATGGAGACAGCTCTCCCTTTGATGGCCTTGGGGGATTTTTGGCTCATGCCTATTTTCCCGGTCCTGGCATGGGGGGGGACACGCATTTCGACTTGGATGAGCCTTGGACGCTGGAGAATGCGGATGTGTCTG GGAACAACCTTTTCCTGGTGGCTGTGCACGAGCTGGGGCACTCGCTGGGCTTGGAGCACTCCAGCAACCCCAGCGCTATCATGGCTCCCTTCTACCAGTGGATGGACACGGAGAACTTCCAGCTGCCTGAGGATGACCTCAAGGGCATCCAGCAGCTCTACG GTACCGCAGATGGGCACCCTCAGCCCACCAAGCCTTTGCCCACCGTGACACCCCGGAGACCTGGCAGGCCAGACCAGAGACCCCCTAAACCTCCCCCTCCGGGGAAACCAGAGCGACCACCCAAACCTGGCAGCCCAGACCGACCTGACCAGTATGGCCCTGACATCTGCGATGGGGACTTCGACACGGTGGCAGTGCTGCGTGGGGAGATGTTTGTATTCAAG GGCCGGTGGTTCTGGAGGGTGCGGCACAACCGGGTGCTGGACAATTACCCCATGCCTATCGGACACTTCTGGCGGGGCCTGCCTGGGGACATCGATGCTGCCTACGAGAGGCATGACGGGAGGTTCGTCTTCTTTAAAG GTGACCGGTACTGGCTCTTCCGAGAAGCCAACCTGGAGCCTGGGTACCCACAGCCCCTGGTCACCTATGGGCAGGGCATCCCCTACGACAGCATTGACACGGCCGTCTGGTGGGAGCCCACGGGACACACCTTCTTCTTCCGTGGGGACAG ATACTGGCGCTTTAACGAGGACACACGCTCGGTGGACCCTGGGTACCCAAAGCCCATCTCTGTCTGGGTGGGCATCCCTCCCTCGCCTAAGGGAGCCTTCCTCAGCCCGGATGCCT CCTCCACCTACTTCTACAGAGGCACAAAGTACTGGAAGTTTGACAATGAGCGTCTCAAGACAGAGCCAGGctatcccaaatccatcctaCGGGACTTCATGGGTTGTCACACGGAGCTGGTCCCAGACCCCAATCCCCGCTGGCCCGATGTTGACCGACCCCCCTTCAACCctgatggggatggggagactgaaggtgaggaggaggaagaggaagatgaggatTACAACGAGGGAGATGGCCAGCCAGGCAGGGACGTGGACGTGGTGGTGCAGATCGATGAGTACACACGCACCATGAGCGTGGTcatggtgctggtgctgctggtgctgctgctctgcatcctgGGCCTCATCTACGTCATCGTCCAGATGCAGAGGAAGGGCGCACCCCGAATGCTCTTGTACTGCAAGCGCTCCTTGCAGGAGTGGGTCTGA